The following DNA comes from Marinilactibacillus sp. Marseille-P9653.
GCTCTTGGGTTGACTTCAATAACGAATACTTGATCTTCATGGATAACAAACTGGATATTCATTAGTCCAAAGCAATTTAGTCCTTTACTGAGTTTTTCAGTATAATCAACGATGGTATTTTTGATCTTATCTGATAAGTTTTGAGGTGGATATACAGCCATAGAGTCTCCAGAATGTACGCCTGAACGTTCGATATGTTCCATAATTCCTGGTATCAGAACGGATTCTCCGTCGCAGATAGCATCTACTTCTACTTCTTTACCAATGAGATAACGGTCAATCAGTACTGGGTGTTCAGAAGATAGTTTAACGGCACCATTCATATAGACTGAAAGATCCGCTGTATTATCCACAATCTGCATACCTCTTCCGCCTAGAACGTAGCTTGGTCTCACTAAAACAGGATATCCAATCGTTTCTGCAATGGCTAATGCTTCAGCTTCTGTACGTGCTGTGTCCCCTTTAGGTTGCGGTATACCAAGACTCTTCAATGCTTTTTCGAATGCATTTCTATTCTCAGCACGGTCCAAGTCTTCAACAGTCGTACCCAGAATTTTGACGCCGCGTTTTTCTAGTGGCTCTGCTAAGTTGATCGCTGTCTGCCCACCAAATTGTACGATGACACCTTCTGGTTGTTCATGGTCAATGACATTCATCACATCTTCTATTGTTAAAGGTTCAAAATAAAGTTTGTCAGATATCGAAAAATCGGTTGATACTGTTTCTGGATTATTGTTCATAATGATGGCTTCGTATCCCGCTTGTTGGATCGCCTTTACCGAGTGGACCGTTGCATAGTCAAATTCTACACCCTGACCGATTCGAATCGGTCCTGATCCTAGAACTAGAATAGATTTTTTATCTGTACGGATACTTTCCTGTTCTTCTTCGTAAGTACTATAAAAATATGGCGTTGAAGAATCAAACTCTGCCGCACAAGTGTCGACGGTTTTGTAGACTGGTAAAATCTGTGCTTTTTTTCTTGTATCCGCAATGACTTCTAATGTCGTTCCCCAGACCTCAGCGATTTTATAATCGGAAAACCCATATTGCTTAGCGTAAGTCAACGTATCCAAGTCGTAGGGTGCTTTTTCTAGCATTTGTTCGATTTCTACGATGTGGAGTAGTTTATCTAAGAAAAACAAATCGATTTTTGTTAGTTGCGCCAGCTCTTCAATTGGGTAAGATCTTCTGATCGCTTCAACAAGGTAAAAAAGGCGGTCGTCTTCTGCTTTAACGATTTTGTCGATCAGTCGCTGATCATCTATTTGCTTACATTCTTCGAGCTCAGCGTGTTCTGCGCCTATTTCCAGTGAGCGTACTGCCTTCAGAAGACTTTCCTCAATGGTTCTTCCAATAGCCATGACTTCCCCAGTAGCTTTCATTTGAGTTGTCAGTCTACGGTCCCCTGATTCAAATTTATCAAAAGGCCATCTTGGAATCTTCGCGACTACATAATCTAGTGCTGGTTCAAATTGAGCATAAGTTGTTTCTGTAACAGGGTTTTTCATTTCGTCGAGTGTCAGTCCAACAGCAATCTTAGCTGCCAGTTTCGCAATCGGATACCCGGTTGCTTTACTCGCAAGTGCTGAAGACCGGCTCACGCGCGGATTTACTTCTATAATGTAATAGTTAAAACTATCAGGATCTAGTGCTAATTGAACATTACATCCACCTTCAATTTCTAACGCTCGTATAATTTTCAAGGATGCGTCTCGCAACATTTGATACTCTTTATCTGTCAATGTCTGACTAGGCGCCAATACAATTGAATCTCCAGTATGAATACCTACTGGGTCAAAGTTCTCCATATTACAAACAACCATTGCATTATCGTTTCTGTCCCTCATGACTTCATATTCAACTTCTTTGTATCCTGCGATACTTCTTTCCACCAAACATTGATGAACTGGAGATAGTTTGATGCCGTTCGCTACGATTTCTCTTAGCTCTTCTTCGTTATCACAAAGACCGCCACCTGTTCCACCCATTGTAAAGGCAGGACGAACAATTAGAGGGTACCCAATTTTTTCTGCAAAGTCGACCGCTTCATTTACAGAGTGGACGATTTCACTGTCAGGGACGGGTTCATTCAACTCATGCATCAACGTTCTGAATAAATCTCTGTCTTCTGCTTGATTGATCGCTGACAATTTTGTTCCAAGTAATTCGATATCCAACTCTTCTAATATCCCGCTACCATCTAATTCAATAGCCATATTCAGTCCCATCTGTCCACCAAGAGTCGGTAGGATTGCATCAGGGCGCTCTTTTCTTAAAATTTTAGAAACAAATTCAAGTGTCAGTGGCTCCAGATAGACTTTATCTGCGATTTCTTTATCGGTCATGATTGTAGCTGGATTGGAATTTACCAGCACAACCTCATATCCTTCTTCTCTGAGTGCCAGACAAGCTTGTGCTCCAGCATAATCAAATTCCGCTGCTTGTCCAATAATGATTGGTCCCGATCCAATAACTAGGATCTTATGAATATCGTCTCTTTTAGGCATCTTTATTCCCCGCTTTCCAAGAATCCATCAGTTCTGTGAACTGATCAAACAAATCTTCTGCATCATGTGGTCCAGGTGCTGCATCAGGATGATACTGCACACTAAATACCGGATGAGTACGGTGTCTTAGTCCTTCAATCGTTCCATCATTAATCTCAAGATGTGTGACTCTTAGTTGATTAGGGTCAATGGATTCTTTCTCCACTGAATATCCGTGATTTTGAGAAGTAAAAGCGATTTTTCCAGTTGCAATTTCTTTGACTGGATGATTGAATCCTCTATGTCCAAAATTCATTTTGTATGTTCTAGCGCCATTGGCTAGAGCAATTAATTGATGACCCAAGCAAATTCCAAATACTGGAACTTGAGGTTGAATGGCTTGAATCATCTTTAATACCTCTGGCAGATCCGTTGGGTCTCCAGGTCCGTTCGTTAGCATAACGCCGTCTGGATCAAGATTCATAATGGTTTCAGCTTTTGTATCATGTGGAAGGACTGTTACATGGCAAGAGCGTTTATTCAGTTCGTGTAAAATACTATGTTTTAAGCCAAAGTCGATGACAACAACCTTTCTGCCGTTATCTGGGCTTACGTAAGGCCTCGTTGTGGAAACTTGCGCAACTTGATTGTGATCAAGTTGCGTTTCAGCTAGCATTTTTAGGTATTTTTCGACATTTTCTGTAGCGTCCGTTAAGATTGCTTTCATAGCTCCATGTTCTCTAATGACTTTAGTTAATCTTCTTGTGTCTACCCCTGAAAGTCCTGGAATATCTTTTTCTTTTAAAAATTCATCTAAGTTCATCTGACTACGCCAGTTAGAGGGCCTTCTAGCATATTCTTTAACGATGACTGCTTTTGTCGTTGGAAAAACTGATTCATGGTCATCGCGATTGATTCCTGCATTTCCTATTAGCGGATAAGTAAATGTTAGCAGTTGTCCATTATAAGAATGATCCGTGATGGATTCCTGATATCCTGTCATCCCTGTGTTGAAGACGACTTCTCCAATCGTTTCTTTGTCTGATCCAAATCCGTATCCTTTAAATATATTCCCATCCTCTAAAATCAACATTCTTTTTTTCAACTAGTTTCCCTCCTGGTATACAACTTTTCCATTTACAATCGTCAGATACGTATCTCCAGCGATGTCCCACCCGATAAATGGTGTGTTAGACGATTTAGATTTTATCGTCTCTTTTGAAATCTTGGTTTTATTTTCTAAATCAAAACAAGCGATATCTGCCGGAGCACCTACTGTTAGTCTGCCGGCTTCAAAACCAAATACTTTGGCGGGGTTTATCGTCATCCAGTCAATAAGTTGTTCAAGTGTGACTTTATGCGTTTTAACTAGATAAGTGTAGAGTAATGAAAAAGCTGTTTCACTTCCGATGATTCCAAATGGTGATCCAATCATTGACCCCTTTTTCTCGTCTTCACTATGAGGGGCATGATCTGTTGCGATCATGTCAATTGTCCCGTCTAGTAAGCCTTCCAAAAGAGCTTCTTGGTCGTCTTTCCCTCTAAGTGGTGGATTCATTTTATACAGCGTATTGTCTGACGGAATATCTTGTTCTGATAATAGTAAGTGATGTGGTGTAACTTCGGCTGTAACGTTGATTCCAGCTCTTTTAGCTTCTCTAATCACTCTGACGCTTTCTTTCGCTGATACATGACAAATATGATAGTGCACACCGGTTGCTTCGGCTAACAGCACATCTCGAGCGATCTGAGTGGATTCTGTTAGTTGGCTCATTCCAGGTAAGTTCAATTCTTTGTTTCGGATGCCTTCATGCATCACACCCCCACCAAATAGCAACGAATCATCTTCTGTATGCGCAACAATCGCAACATGGTTTCTGGTAGCTTCTTCCATTGCTTTAAACATGGTCGCTGCTGTTTGAACGCCTAAGCCATCATTTGTAAAGGCAAAAGCACCTGCTTCTATTAAAGATTCTTGATCTGTAAGATCCTCGCTTGTAAGCAATTCTGTGATAGGCGCGTACTGTTTAACATTTACTAAGGCTGTGTCTTTAATCAACTGTTGTATTCTTTGCATCTTTTCAGCAGTATCTGGAGCTGGATTTACATTAGGCATCGCACAGATCGTTGTAAATCCTCCTCGAGCAGCTGCAGCCGAACCTGTTTCAATGGTTTCTTTATACTCAAATCCAGGTTCTCTAAGGTGAACATGTACATCTATCAGACCTGGTACAACCAGCTTTCCTTGAACGTCAATGACTTCTACCCCATCAGAAGAGAGTTGCTCTCCTATTTCTTTTATTTTTCCGCCTTCAACCAAGATATCTTGAAGCTGCTTTGAGTGTCTTGGTAAGGTGTGCGCATTTTTTATCAGTAGTGTCATTGTATCCTCCTAATATTCGTTCAGTAATGAGTCGATAATGGCCATTCTAGCATATACACCATTTTCCATTTGCTTGAAAATTCTCGAGCGTTGGCACTCGACTAATTCTGTTGCAATCTCTACACCCCTATTTACCGGTGCCGGATGCATGATGATTGAGTTTTCATTCATTCGTCTTTCACGTTCAACAGTTAATCCGTATTTATTTAAGTAATCCTCTTTAGAAAAAACTTGTCCAAGATTACTGTGCCGTTCGTGCTGTACTCTAAGTAACATCAAAACTTCTACTTTATCGATCAACTCATCCATTTCTACATGAGTTCCATATATGTGAAGCGAATCATCCATCCACTCTTCTGGTCCAGTAAAGTAAACATCAGCACCCAGTTTATTTAGTATCTGAGCATTACTTTTTGCTACTCTGGAATGTCTTATATCTCCAGCAATCGCGACTTTTAAGTGTTGAAATGTCTTGAATTCTTCATAGATAGTCATTAGATCTAAAAGCGATTGGCTTGGGTGCTGACCGGCTCCATCTCCACCGTTCACAATCGAACACCTCAAGTCAGGTATACTAATCAATTCTTCGTAAAAAGCTTCTTGTCCATGTCTGATCACGATAAGATCTACCCCAATCGCTTCAAACGTTTTTACGGTATCGTATAAAGTTTCGCCTTTTTTTAGGCTACTATTTTCAGGAGAAAATTCTAAAACCTGCATGCCTGATTTTTTCTCTGCCATTTCAAAGCTCTTATGTGTGCGTGTACTGTCTTCAAAGAAAAGATTTACTGCATAACGATCATGAAATCGGGCAATCATCTGACCCAGTTTAAATTTTAATGAATGATCAATCAGTGTTTGAATCTGATCAGGTGTAAAATCATTTAAGGTAATAAAATGTCTACGTTTAAGTTGTTGTAACCCATTTTTCATTTTCAAATTCCTTTCTTTTCTGCTTTTATTTACAAAAAAAGACCTGAGCCAGATGCACGTCAGGTCTGAGGGTAGTCTGCTTCCATTAATCTGGTAAAGAATCTTCTCACGAATGTGATAGCTTCTTCAATCCTTCTAATGGATTCCTCAGTGACCTTTAGTGCCTCTCTGGACTACTTTTTAAAGTTCACTTATGATTTAGTTGGTTTAATGATCGTGACAGTATCTTTATCATCGACTTCTTTTAAAGAGACTTGAATCGTCTCATCGTTAGCGGTTGGAATATTTTTTCCTACAAAGTCTGCTCTTATCGGTAACTCTCTATGTCCACGGTCTATTAACACAGCAAGATAAATTTTTTTCGGTCTTCCGCTATCAATAACTGCATCTAATGCTGCACGTATTGTACGACCTGTATATAATACATCGTCTACAATCACGACTTGTTTATTTTCGATTGAAGTAGCAATATCCGGTGCCGGAATAGTCATTGTTTCGTTTTTATGATCATCACGGTAATTAGAAATATCTAACTCCCCGATTTCAACTTTATGTCCTTCTAATTGTTCAATTCTTTGGGCAATGCGCTGAGCGAGGAATACACCTCTTGTCTTTACACCCAGAAGAACTAGATTATCGATTCCTTTATTTTTTTCAATGATTTCATAGGTAATTCTCGTCAAAGCTCTTTTGATTGCGACTTCGTTGATTACTTCTATTTCCTGACTGTTCTGCATATTGACTCCTCCAAATTTGTTTTTACTTTTCGTTAATAATCCGTATCGAAGCAACATATAAATGCCAACAGACAAAAAAAGCTCTCTTATCCTTGTGCGATAAGAGAGCTTCCTAATGATTTGTTAGGTTTAAAGATGAAGGTACACTTCACCCATGAATCTCCACTAAAAGCTTATATAAACTGCTCTGAATGAAGGTTCTGCTCCTTATTAGCCTCACAGGACTACTTATTAAAGGATATCTATTAACTTTTCATTTACTTTACAGGTTTCTCAAATAAAAGTCAACAAGCTTCTATTGATCACTTAGGAAATTTCGTTTTAATCTCCAGAACTACATCACGAAGCTGAGCGGCTTTCTCGAAGTCCAGCTCTTTGGCTGCTTGTTTCATTTCGAGTTCCATTGTCTCGATCAGTTCTCTTCTTTCTTCTCTTGAAAGCTGTTTGAACGTGTCTTCTGTCAAATCTTCCCCGTCCTCGATGATTGTAGAAATTTTTATGAGATCTCGTACTTCTTTCTTAATTGTCTTAGGGGTAATACCATGAACCCGGTTGTATTCTTCTTGAATTTCACGTCTACGCTCGGTTTCTTCAATCGCTCTGTTCATTGAGTCTGTTCGTTTGTCAGCATACAAAATGACTCGACCATTTTCATTACGAGCTGCACGGCCCATTGTCTGTATTAAAGAACGGGTACTTCTCAAGAAGCCTTCTTTATCTGCGTCAAGGATCGCAACCATTGAAACTTCTGGTACATCTAATCCCTCTCGAAGCAAGTTGATACCGATTAATACGTCAAATTTCCCTATGCGTAGATCTCTGATAATCTGTGTTCTTTCGAGGGTCTTGATATCACTGTGAAGGTACTGCACTTTGATCCCAACTTCTTTAAGGTAGTCCGTCAAATCTTCAGACATTTTCTTCGTTAATGTGGTAATAAAGACTCTTTCATTTCTTTCAATTCGTAGATTGATTTCTTCAATTAAGTCATCGATCTGTCCTTTGATTGGTCGAATTTCAATAATAGGATCAAGAAGTCCAGTAGGTCGGATGATTTGTTCAACAATTTGAGTTGAACGTTCCATTTCATAATCTGCTGGTGTTGCAGAAATATAGGTGATCTGCGGAACTCTTTCTTCAAACTCTTCCAGACGAAGTGGCCTGTTATCCAGCGCACTTGGCAGTCTGAATCCGTGTTCTACAAGTTGTTGTTTTCTTGCACGGTCTCCGTTATACATGCCTCGAATCTGCGGAATTGAAATATGAGACTCATCTACAATGAAAAGTGAATCTTTTGGAAAGAAATCAAGTAAGGTATAAGGAGATTCTCCAGGTTTTCTTCCATCCATATGTCTAGAGTAATTCTCTATCCCTGAACAGTAGCCCATTTCCATCAGCATTTCAATATCGTAATTCGTCCGCTGCTCTAAACGCTGTTCTTCAAGTAACTTGTTGTCTTCTTTCAGCTCTTCTAGTCTTCCACCTAATTCATCTTTTATGGACTCGATTGCTGATCTCGTCTGTTCATCATTTGAAACAAAGTGGGTAGCTGGGAAAACAGCCACATGAGAAAGATCTGCTTTAACCTCTCCTGTTAGTACATCCACTTCTCTTATCCGTTCAATTTCATCTCCAAAAAATTCAACTCTGATCGCTTCACTTTCTCTAGAAGCTAAGAATATCTCGACGATATCTCCTCGAGCACGGAATCTACCTCGTTGAAAGTCGATATCATTTCTTTCGAATTGCATATCTACTAATCTTCTGAGTACAGCATCTCGACTGATCTCCATACCAGATCTAAGAGACAAAACATGTTCTGCATAATCTTTGGGATTTACAAGTCCGTAGATACAAGAAACCGAAGCAACGACAATCACGTCTCTTCTTTCTAATAGTGAACTAGTAGCCGAATGTCTCAATTTATCTATTTCATCGTTTACTGATGCATCTTTTTCAATAAATGTATCGGTTGAAGGT
Coding sequences within:
- the carB gene encoding carbamoyl-phosphate synthase large subunit, which produces MPKRDDIHKILVIGSGPIIIGQAAEFDYAGAQACLALREEGYEVVLVNSNPATIMTDKEIADKVYLEPLTLEFVSKILRKERPDAILPTLGGQMGLNMAIELDGSGILEELDIELLGTKLSAINQAEDRDLFRTLMHELNEPVPDSEIVHSVNEAVDFAEKIGYPLIVRPAFTMGGTGGGLCDNEEELREIVANGIKLSPVHQCLVERSIAGYKEVEYEVMRDRNDNAMVVCNMENFDPVGIHTGDSIVLAPSQTLTDKEYQMLRDASLKIIRALEIEGGCNVQLALDPDSFNYYIIEVNPRVSRSSALASKATGYPIAKLAAKIAVGLTLDEMKNPVTETTYAQFEPALDYVVAKIPRWPFDKFESGDRRLTTQMKATGEVMAIGRTIEESLLKAVRSLEIGAEHAELEECKQIDDQRLIDKIVKAEDDRLFYLVEAIRRSYPIEELAQLTKIDLFFLDKLLHIVEIEQMLEKAPYDLDTLTYAKQYGFSDYKIAEVWGTTLEVIADTRKKAQILPVYKTVDTCAAEFDSSTPYFYSTYEEEQESIRTDKKSILVLGSGPIRIGQGVEFDYATVHSVKAIQQAGYEAIIMNNNPETVSTDFSISDKLYFEPLTIEDVMNVIDHEQPEGVIVQFGGQTAINLAEPLEKRGVKILGTTVEDLDRAENRNAFEKALKSLGIPQPKGDTARTEAEALAIAETIGYPVLVRPSYVLGGRGMQIVDNTADLSVYMNGAVKLSSEHPVLIDRYLIGKEVEVDAICDGESVLIPGIMEHIERSGVHSGDSMAVYPPQNLSDKIKNTIVDYTEKLSKGLNCFGLMNIQFVIHEDQVFVIEVNPRASRTVPFLSKVTGIPMAQVATKIILGQSLKDQGYTNGHYKEPKLVHVKAPVFSFSKLHRVDASLGPEMKSTGEVMGSDRTLEKALYKAFEASSMHLPDHGKVLMTLANEDKEEGIELARRFRETGYSIIATAGTAEVLKNVGILVESITEITTEQTEEPVLTLIQANQVDLVVNTMGKNIEAITDGFYIRKASIEKGIPLMTSLDTVSAILSVLESRSFSTSAL
- a CDS encoding carbamoyl phosphate synthase small subunit — its product is MLILEDGNIFKGYGFGSDKETIGEVVFNTGMTGYQESITDHSYNGQLLTFTYPLIGNAGINRDDHESVFPTTKAVIVKEYARRPSNWRSQMNLDEFLKEKDIPGLSGVDTRRLTKVIREHGAMKAILTDATENVEKYLKMLAETQLDHNQVAQVSTTRPYVSPDNGRKVVVIDFGLKHSILHELNKRSCHVTVLPHDTKAETIMNLDPDGVMLTNGPGDPTDLPEVLKMIQAIQPQVPVFGICLGHQLIALANGARTYKMNFGHRGFNHPVKEIATGKIAFTSQNHGYSVEKESIDPNQLRVTHLEINDGTIEGLRHRTHPVFSVQYHPDAAPGPHDAEDLFDQFTELMDSWKAGNKDA
- a CDS encoding dihydroorotase, with amino-acid sequence MTLLIKNAHTLPRHSKQLQDILVEGGKIKEIGEQLSSDGVEVIDVQGKLVVPGLIDVHVHLREPGFEYKETIETGSAAAARGGFTTICAMPNVNPAPDTAEKMQRIQQLIKDTALVNVKQYAPITELLTSEDLTDQESLIEAGAFAFTNDGLGVQTAATMFKAMEEATRNHVAIVAHTEDDSLLFGGGVMHEGIRNKELNLPGMSQLTESTQIARDVLLAEATGVHYHICHVSAKESVRVIREAKRAGINVTAEVTPHHLLLSEQDIPSDNTLYKMNPPLRGKDDQEALLEGLLDGTIDMIATDHAPHSEDEKKGSMIGSPFGIIGSETAFSLLYTYLVKTHKVTLEQLIDWMTINPAKVFGFEAGRLTVGAPADIACFDLENKTKISKETIKSKSSNTPFIGWDIAGDTYLTIVNGKVVYQEGN
- a CDS encoding aspartate carbamoyltransferase catalytic subunit, which codes for MKNGLQQLKRRHFITLNDFTPDQIQTLIDHSLKFKLGQMIARFHDRYAVNLFFEDSTRTHKSFEMAEKKSGMQVLEFSPENSSLKKGETLYDTVKTFEAIGVDLIVIRHGQEAFYEELISIPDLRCSIVNGGDGAGQHPSQSLLDLMTIYEEFKTFQHLKVAIAGDIRHSRVAKSNAQILNKLGADVYFTGPEEWMDDSLHIYGTHVEMDELIDKVEVLMLLRVQHERHSNLGQVFSKEDYLNKYGLTVERERRMNENSIIMHPAPVNRGVEIATELVECQRSRIFKQMENGVYARMAIIDSLLNEY
- the pyrR gene encoding bifunctional pyr operon transcriptional regulator/uracil phosphoribosyltransferase PyrR produces the protein MQNSQEIEVINEVAIKRALTRITYEIIEKNKGIDNLVLLGVKTRGVFLAQRIAQRIEQLEGHKVEIGELDISNYRDDHKNETMTIPAPDIATSIENKQVVIVDDVLYTGRTIRAALDAVIDSGRPKKIYLAVLIDRGHRELPIRADFVGKNIPTANDETIQVSLKEVDDKDTVTIIKPTKS
- the uvrB gene encoding excinuclease ABC subunit UvrB; amino-acid sequence: MSENQFKLKSVYEPSGDQPEAIKKLVKGINEGQKEQVLLGATGTGKTFTMSNVIQQVNKPTLVIAHNKTLAGQLYSEFKEFFPDNAVEYFVSYYDYYQPEAYVPSTDTFIEKDASVNDEIDKLRHSATSSLLERRDVIVVASVSCIYGLVNPKDYAEHVLSLRSGMEISRDAVLRRLVDMQFERNDIDFQRGRFRARGDIVEIFLASRESEAIRVEFFGDEIERIREVDVLTGEVKADLSHVAVFPATHFVSNDEQTRSAIESIKDELGGRLEELKEDNKLLEEQRLEQRTNYDIEMLMEMGYCSGIENYSRHMDGRKPGESPYTLLDFFPKDSLFIVDESHISIPQIRGMYNGDRARKQQLVEHGFRLPSALDNRPLRLEEFEERVPQITYISATPADYEMERSTQIVEQIIRPTGLLDPIIEIRPIKGQIDDLIEEINLRIERNERVFITTLTKKMSEDLTDYLKEVGIKVQYLHSDIKTLERTQIIRDLRIGKFDVLIGINLLREGLDVPEVSMVAILDADKEGFLRSTRSLIQTMGRAARNENGRVILYADKRTDSMNRAIEETERRREIQEEYNRVHGITPKTIKKEVRDLIKISTIIEDGEDLTEDTFKQLSREERRELIETMELEMKQAAKELDFEKAAQLRDVVLEIKTKFPK